The DNA sequence TCCGGGCTTGTCAAAGCTTATCTCCTTCCTGTGGACGACTCCAGCTAAAGGAAGCCCACCGCCTATTGCCTTTCCGAACTGGATTAAATCTGGGGCAACTCCGAAGTTCTCAATCGCCCAGAAGGTTCCCGTCCTTCCTATTCCCATCTGAACCTCGTCGTCCGCTAAGAGAATTCCGTACTCGTTGGCGAACTTCTTGAGCTCCTTGAAGAAGTTCTTCGGCGGAACGACGTAGCCACCCTCACCCTGTATCGGCTCGAAGAATATCGCGCCCACCTCGTGGGGCGGAACGTGCCTGAAGACATACTCCTCTATGAAGTCGAGAACCCTGTTGATGAGCTCGTCGGGCTCGTCGTAGCCGTCTATACCCCAGGCGTTCCTGTAGGGGTTCGGGTAGGGGACGTGCTCAACGCCCGGCATCGTCGGGAAGAAGCGCTCCTGCTGAACCCACTTGCTGGCGGTTAAACTAAGAACCGCCTGAGTCCTTCCGTGAAAGGCATGGTAGAAGGCTATGAACCTCTTCCTTCCGGTTCCGTACTTCACGAGCTTCATAGCTGCCTCGTTGGCCTCGGCACCGCTGTTGCCGTAAACGACCTTCTTTTCGAAGTCCCCTGGAGAGAGCTCTATGAGCTTTTCAGCCAGAACGACAGCGTTCTCGTAGAAGAAGTCGGTGAGGGAGTAGTGGGTGAACTTCTCGGCCTGCCTCTTTATCGCCTCGATTACCCTCGGGTGCGCGTGTCCGACGTTCATCACCGCAACGCCACTCGCGAAGTCGTAGAAGACGTTCCCGTCAACGTCGTATACCCTTATCCCCTCCCCGTGGTCTATGACTATCGGGAGGTTCTCGGGGTCTTGCGTTGTAGTCGCGAGGTACTTGAAGTTCCTCTCTATGACTTCCCTTGCCTTAGGACCTGGGAGTTCTTTGACGCTCGGTCTAACCACCATGAGGATCACCGGAGGGAAAATCGGAGTCCCGCTATATAACTCTATGTTCATCAATGAACATTTTTGGCTGAAAAATTTTCGAGAAACTAATGGAAAGGGTGAGTCTTTAGGGCGATTTCCACCCCTGATACTGCCGGAAACTATTTGAGGTGTGAATGCAAAGGACAGCCAGCAGTGTTTGGGTGCCCTCCTATGGTTGGTGAAGTTACCCTTGAGACACATCAGAACGCACACATCCTCAAGCTTCTCCTCCTCTTGAGGCTCTTCCTGAGGTTTTTCGCCTTCGCGTATCCCCTCTATCTAACGGTCATGTACAACTTCTGGGTCTTTGAGAGGCTTTCAATGAACCTCTGGATTGGCTACGTAGCTTTTATGGCCATTCTGGAACTCGTTCTCGTTTTCTCGGCTGGCAGGGCATTCTCAACGCCTCTCCTCAGGGTTTACGTTATCATTGCAATTGTTATGGAGTTCCCCTTCTCTCTTTTGGGAATGAGGATTTCTACAATGCTCCCCTTTCTCCTCTGGATGTCCCTCTGGTACGGTTCACTCGCTCTCATAGCCGTTCTCGCCCTCAGGTCTTAAGGTCTGTCGCGGGTAGGGAACTCCCAACGTCTAACTTTTCTGGGTAAGACTTATATCTCTCGTTGTTGAAATCAAAACGGTGGTTTCATGTCATGCGAGGAGCTTGAGGGGCTCGTAAAGAAAATCGCCCTAGCCCTTGTCCTGCTCTTCGTCTCGGGCTTTTCGGTTCTCTATTATACCATCAGAACTGTCGCCTGTTATTCAACGGACCTGTGCTCTAGGGCATACTTGTATGAAAACAATGGTATCTACA is a window from the Thermococcus sp. genome containing:
- a CDS encoding ornithine aminotransferase encodes the protein MVVRPSVKELPGPKAREVIERNFKYLATTTQDPENLPIVIDHGEGIRVYDVDGNVFYDFASGVAVMNVGHAHPRVIEAIKRQAEKFTHYSLTDFFYENAVVLAEKLIELSPGDFEKKVVYGNSGAEANEAAMKLVKYGTGRKRFIAFYHAFHGRTQAVLSLTASKWVQQERFFPTMPGVEHVPYPNPYRNAWGIDGYDEPDELINRVLDFIEEYVFRHVPPHEVGAIFFEPIQGEGGYVVPPKNFFKELKKFANEYGILLADDEVQMGIGRTGTFWAIENFGVAPDLIQFGKAIGGGLPLAGVVHRKEISFDKPGRHATTFGGNPVAIAAGIEVVEIVKELLPHVREVGDYLHKYLEEFKEDYEVIGDARGIGLAQAIEIVKSKDTKERYPELRDRIVKESAKRGLVLLGCGDNSIRFIPPLIVTKEEIDVAMEIFEEALKASLG